In Desulfobacter hydrogenophilus, the genomic stretch GTGCTGGTACACAATGTCACGGATACGTACATCCATTCTGACAATCGTCTTGTGGCAGCCGTAGGCCTTGAAAAATTTGTGATTGTGGACACCAAGGACGCTTTGCTGGTCGCCCCCCGGGATCAGGTTCAGGATGTAAAAAAAATAGTTACCCAGTTAAAAGCGCACAACAGAGTGGAAGCGGTTTCTCATGCCAAAGTCTACCGGCCCTGGGGCGATTATGAAACTATAGATATGGCGGACAGATACCAGGTAAAGCGTATAACCGTAAAACCCGGCGCAAAACTATCTTTGCAGAAACACTTTCACCGGGCTGAGCACTGGACCGTTGTATCCGGGACGGCCATTGTCACTAAAGGCACTGAAGAGATTCTTTTAAAGGAAGACGAGTCTATCTACATTCCCCTTGGTACCATGCACCGGCTGGAAAATCCGGGCAAGATTCCCTTGGAACTGATAGAGGTGCAGTCAGGCCCATACTTGGGGGAAGATGATATTGTCCGATTTGATGATGTTTACGGACGCGAAAAAATATCAAATACTAAATAAATTATTGCAAATTAAATAAAAATATTTGAAATTAACGTTCTGTTTGTAATATTTAGTTTGTTTGCAATATCAATTGTTGATAACAGTCATGGGCTGATCTGGTGTATCAATACCCAGATTCAACCCACAACAAAAAATGAAAGTAGCTTAATACCTTATTTTGACTTTCATATAAAAAAAGGACATAACATGCCGGCCGGCATCATGGAGAAAAATTGATGAACGACCAGATAACGGAAAATATGAAAGGTAAATTCATCATGGCCATTCCCGGCCTTCCGGACCCCAATTTCGCACAGACAGTCACCTGTCTTTGTGAGCACAATGAATCCGGTGCTCTTGGCTTTATTGTCAATAAAGTCCACCCGTTACTTACCGGCCGGGAGCTTTTTGAAGATTTAGGCATTACCTGCAATGAGAGTATTGATAAAATAGAGATCTTCCTTGGCGGGCCGGTTCAGCCTTCAGGCGTATTTGTACTTCACTGCGGCCCGTTTCTGTGGAGTGAAACCCTTAAAATTTCAGACTGGCTGGCGTTGAGCAATTCCCGGGACATTCTGGAAGCTATTGCCCTGGGACAGGGACCTGGCACCTTTATGATTCTTCTGGGCTGCGCCGGGTGGGGCCCCATGCAGTTAGATAATGAACTTGCCGATTCGGCCTGGCTTACCTGTGATATGTCCAGGGAGATCATGTTTGATACAAAACCGGACCTCAAATATGAAAAAGCCATGATGCTGATTTGATTTGCCGGGCCAATGACTTTATACCCCCAAGAATCTATAGAAAATTTAGTTACTGATATCCTCTCGGTGATCGACAATCTGACTACCGTTTCAAATCACTCGGACAAAAGCCTTGTTGAGAGCAGACAGCTTTGTAGTAAAATTCCTTCCTATATCCGTGAAGGGGTTTTGCGTGTGGCCGTGGTCGGGGTGATCAAATCAGGCAAAAGTACGTTTATCAACGCATTTTCAGGCAGAGAATTGGTTCAGCGGGGGGCAGGGGTGGTCACATCCATCACCACCCGTATCAGGAAGGGGAAAAAAAACAGGGCAATTATTTATCTTAAATCATGGGATGACATTAATAGTGAAATTGAAAGCTGCCTGGAGATGTTTCCCGGCCAGGACGAATCCCCGCCTTTTGATATCAGACGCACCCAGGACCGGCAACAACTGCGCCGCATTTTTGATACCATTGTTTCTTCATTTCCAATTACATCCCAAGGACTTCGCCCTGAGGCGCTGGTCATTCGCAATGCCCTTGACGGATATAAACAGTGTCTGGACGTTATAGGCTCAGATGAACAGACCATCAGTTTTGATGCCAAATCCTTTAACAGTCACAAACAGTTTACGGCGGACTCGGCTAAGGCTTTTTATGTCAAAGACGTGTGCCTGGAGGTGTACGGAAAATCCATTCATCCAAACGTTGAAATTGCCGATTGCCAGGGAGCCGATTCCACTGATCCTGCGGTCCTTGAAAAAATATTTTCCTATCTTGAGGCTGCCAACCTGATTGTTTACTGTATCTCGTCACGTACGGGGCTTCGTCAATCCGACATGGTATTTTTAAAACGGATCAAACGCCTTGGGCTGATGGAAAACATTCTTTTTGTTTTCAACTGTGATTTAAGTGAGCATGAGAACTTAAACAACCTGAACGTGATACGGGATAGAACAATTGCCGAACTAAAACTTTTGGTGCCGGATGTCAGTATCTTTTCTTTTTCAGCGTTGTATACGCTTTTTGACGCCCTTGAAAAAAGACTTTCATCCAAAAACAAGAAGCGCCTTGGGCTCTGGCAGGAGGACAAGGAGATGATCGCTTTTTGCACCAAAGAATATAGTCGCTTTTTTGCCGGATTTAATCAGTTGTTTGGAGCGTCCCGGTTCAATCTGTTCTACGCCAATCACATTGAGCGACTGAAAATTGTCACTCATATTCTTGATGAAAAAATACAAATCCTTTTTGATGTCTTGTCTGCAGGGCTTTTAGATCAGGAAAAGGCAAGAAAGCGTCTTGCCGATCTTGAAGGCAATGCAAGGCGCTTACGGGTTATCGTTGACAACTCCGTTACGGGAGCCGTATCCGCGCTTCGCAGGGAGATTGAGTCTAACTTAAAAAATGCATTCCTCAAAGACAGCGAAAATATAACTAAACTTGTGACGGAATTTATTCGAAAGGCCAAAATTGACTCACAGTTCTACAGGGAAGGGGTGAATGCAACGGGTTTTAAGCAGATTTTGTATATGATGTTCCAGGACTTCAAGCGTGAGCTTGACCTTTTTATCCTTGAACAGGTAACCCCGGAACTTAAACAACTGGTGGGTATTCAGGAAGAACGCATAGAGTCATATTTTAAATCTCTTCTGGATTCCTACCGCATCGATTATGTCACCATGGGCGCCCCAGGGGACCGGGGGGACGGCCGGGTTTCCCTTGAAATGATCAAAGAAGAGGAAGAATATTCCAAGGCGGCTGACCTTGAAAATATTAAAAAAATTTTGGGGCTGCATTTGCCGGTCCAGATTTTTTCGCCTGAATATACCAGGGCCATGCAGGCCAATGCCGTGACAGATTTTAGTTTTCATTCATTGGCCTTGTTTGTATCTGCCCTGGTGGACAAGCACGTGAAATTTTCCTTTACGCCCGGGCTTGACAGGGCTGCCAGCAGAATTAAGAAAAGAACGCTGAGCATCATGCAGCGGCAGATAAAAGCCTATCACAGCAGTTTGAAACAGGATTATTTTTTTCCTTTAATCGACGCGGTAACACGGGATTTTAAAGATAAAATTCTTCAACGTTTTACTATGTATGAAACCTTGAACAAGGATATGGATGCACTTTTCTGCCTTAAACAGGAGGAAAAAAATCGGCACCTTGTTATGATAAAAAAAGCGAAAAACGATATTATCCGGATACGTGCGCTTCTTGATGAATTCAACATGGATTTTGAAACCGACCCATTTGAGTGTGCCGTAGAACCCTCCTTGTAGCAGACATACCCTGCATCTATGCAACTTTGTGAGCATGCGTTTCTTTCTTGAACCGCCCAAACACGGGTTTCCATTCAGGCACTATTTATTCTGATAGCTTTTATTGGTATAGTGGAGGATTAATGATTCTCGAAACGCGTACAACATAAGGATGCCATGGGCCTTTTAAATAAAATTGTGTCAGGAGGACAAACCGGTGCGGACCGGGCGGCTTTGGATACCGCCATAAAATTCAATGTTCCCCATGGCGGATGGATTACCAAAGGACGGAGAACCGAATCCGGACCATTGCCTGATTTTTATGATTTAAAGGAGATGGATACCAGGGATTATCCGGCCCGGACCCGGCAAAATATATTTGATTCCGACGGCACGGTTATCATTGCCCGGGGACCTTTAACCGGCGGTTCAGCCCTGACCTATGCGTTTGCACGGAAAACAGACAACAGGGTTTGCAGAATAAATTTGTTGGAACAGGACATTTTTGAGGCGGCATTGATCCTTCACGCTTTTATTCTGGACCAAGGCATCCGTGTACTGAATGTCGCAGGCCCAAGAGCCAGCCATGACTCTGATATCTATTATGATGTTAAAGCCATTCTTTCGGCTGTATTGTATTTGGATTTCCTTGAGACCGAAGAAGACTTATGGCAGGTGGAGCAAATGATTGATGCAGGTTTTGACTTTCCCAAACCAATCACCAGTGTAGATCAGGCCACCCAGGCCCTTGAACAAAGTCTGACACTTAGGGGAAAGACCATTATCGCCAGGAGCCAAGCGCATCAGATGGCCGGCATTTACTTTATCCTGCTTGAATATGTGCAGTTATCCCTTAACCTGGATGAAAAAAATTCAGTTCTGTTCAGGTCTCTTTCGAAAGGAAGGGATCTTAGAGACTACACACCTGAAGACGCAGTGATGGAACTTTTAAAAAAACTTAAAACCCGATTGTCTGAAAGATTTCAACTCAGGGTGGTGCCTTCATGATCCCATTAAGAGACGAACAGGAAACAACCTCCTGTGCCGTGGCAACCCGTAGCATTATCTTCATTACCAGCCTGGTTTTTGTCTGGCAGATGATTATAGGTATTAATGATCAGGCCGTTTCCTATACATTCGGATTTGTCCCTGCAAAATATACCGTGGCGCAGATGGCGGCCTATTTTTCCTGGCTGAATAAACTGTTATCACCGTTTACCTATATGTTTCTGCATGGCGGTTTTTGGCATTTTATCGGAAATATGTGGTTTTTATATATTTTCGGTGACAACATTGAACAGGAGTTAGGTCCTTTTCGATTTAGCGCTTTTTATCTGGTTTGTGGACTGCTCGCTGCATTTTTTCATTTTTTGCTTAACCATTCATCTGCCGTGCCGACCATTGGTGCAAGCGGCGCCATTGCAGGGGTTATGGGTGCTTATTTTCTTCTCCATCCGAAAAATAAAATTCTCACCCTGGTGCCTGTGCTTATTTTCCCTTTGTTTGTCAGCATACCTGCGTTTGTTTTTCTAGGAATCTGGTTCTTTATTCAATTCATTAATGCCACAGGGCAGGGTGCCGGTGCCGGTGTTGCCTGGTGGGCTCACATTGGTGGTTTTCTTTCGGGTATGGCTCTTATTTACCTGAACTCTAAACTGCCCAAGGCCGGATTCAGCGAGAAGTTTGACAGATTCACCGTTAAAAAACGCAGCCCAAAGCTTCATGTTCTCACCCCTGAAACAGACCCGTCAGGCGGATCTGATCTTTACGGTACCATTGCACTGACCTCCCTTGAAGCACTCACAGGGACTAAAAAACTTGTCAGCGTTCCCTGGGGGTTTAAAAATTCCGTTTACCGGGTGGTGGTGCCTGCAGGTATCCGGCGCGGATCCTTGTTGCGGCTTAAGGGGATGGGAAAATCCATACCAGGTCTGCCCCGGGGAGATCTTTTGCTGCGCGTAGACATTAAAAATGCCATTTAAAATCATTTTAAAAGTTTTATTACCGGTATGTTTGTTATTTGTGCTGTGTATTCAGTGCATTACTATTTTTTCTGCCTCACATTTCAACGCATATCGTCCATTCAGCCCTTGGTCCCTTACCGGGGAATCAGCGCCTTGATTTTACGGTATCCCGTTTGGGGTCAATTACACGCAGATCAGTGATATTTCCTTTGGTGAGGATCTGTGTCTGGACACCATCCGCTTCGATTACCAGATGAATACAAAAAATATCGTCGACGTTGAAAAATGTGTTGTATCCGGGCTTAATCTTACCTTTCATCTGGATGAAAAAAAAGAATCCGGGTCTGCGGATTTTCATTTTCCCAAGACAAGGCGGTGTATCATTCAGACCCTGTCTTTGATTTTGATATCAGTGCCTTTGAATCCTATTTTGCATATCTTCCGGCACACATTGTTTTAAAAAACAGCACCATCTTTATTGAGACTGGAAAAGATCGACTTTATATCCCAGTGGAGGGCGATTGATTGTCCAACTATACCGTAAAAAGCTTCTTACGGACATGAAGCTGTCCGTTTTTCCCATGAATCAAAAGATCACACTTGGTGCCACGGGTAATTTCCCACAAGGTCCCGTGCAAGTAAAGATTTTAGCAGAGCAGAACGTCTCCATACAGCTTGTTCAAAAAAGAAGGGCCGCCGATGTGTTTTCAAACGGCACAAACGGCCATTATTACCAGAACAAGTCCGGTGCATGGGTTAAGAAATAAGGTAAAAAAAGAAGCCGCTTTTTGGGAATAAAAATTTCCAAAAAAGCGGCTTGTTTGAATTTCAATAAATCGGCGGGGTAATCAAGCCCCCTTACCACCCTCCATCAAGGCAGTTAATTCTTTTTGAATACAGAAATAGATATCATCGTCGCTGCCGTAGATATCAATGATATCTTTGTGGTTGATCAATGTTTCAACCACAAATGCGGTCAGGTAAAGGCTGGCAATATTGGGGTTTGAAATCAGGGATCTGAATGGGGCCACTGCATAGTCAATATCAAAATCCTCGGCCCGGCACAGGTTATCTAAGCAGCGCACAATCTGGTTTTCCACACTGGATTTACTCACGGTTTCAATGAGCCCGGTCTCAATAAGTTTCATGGAAACTTTGTTACTGAATGAATCAATGTTATCCCGGATCGCGCTGATGGTTTTAATTCTTTCCCGCTCCTTTGAAGACTCAATCTTAGAAAGAAGCTTGGATTCCCTGTTCCCGGTGTAAAACATTTTTGCCATTGATTTATCCTTAAAATAAATAAGCCATTATTATAAAAAAGATATTATATGACAATTTAGTTGTTGTTTTCAAGCATAATTCAGGTTCCGGCTAAAAAACATATTGGTTTGTAGATCCCATAAATCATAAACCGGGATCAAATTTTAAACCGGTTCATCATCTCCTTTAATTCCCCTGCCAGGTTTGATAATTCTCCTGCACTTGTCATAACCTGCTGACTGCCTGTTTTCATTTCATTTGTTGCCTTGCTGACGTCACTGATGTCTTTGGCTACTTCACCGGCCACACCGGATGCTTGATTTACGCTTTCATTGACACTGTCAAGTCCCTGGGCTGCATGACTGACATTATTTGCAATTTCCTGGGTTGTGGCGGATTGTTCTTCAATAGCCACGGCCACTGAGCTGACAATTGAATCAATTTCATTAATAATTTCAACAATAGATTTTATAACTTCCACCGAGTCATCCGTGGTGGCCTGAACCCCTGAAATTTTAGAACTGATTTCTTCTGTTGCCTGGGCTGTCTGCTGGGCCAATGCTTTGATCTCTCCTGCGACTACGGCAAACCCCTTACCGGCTTCACCAGCCCTTGCCGCTTCGATGGTGGCATTTAATGCCAGAAGATTAGTTTGTTCTGAAATGTCTGAAATGGTATCTGATACTTTGTTGATATCCTGCGCAGCAGCGCTAAGCGCATCAACTTTATCCAGAACTGTTTTTGTCTTTTCCACGGCC encodes the following:
- a CDS encoding YqgE/AlgH family protein — its product is MNDQITENMKGKFIMAIPGLPDPNFAQTVTCLCEHNESGALGFIVNKVHPLLTGRELFEDLGITCNESIDKIEIFLGGPVQPSGVFVLHCGPFLWSETLKISDWLALSNSRDILEAIALGQGPGTFMILLGCAGWGPMQLDNELADSAWLTCDMSREIMFDTKPDLKYEKAMMLI
- a CDS encoding dynamin family protein; the encoded protein is MTLYPQESIENLVTDILSVIDNLTTVSNHSDKSLVESRQLCSKIPSYIREGVLRVAVVGVIKSGKSTFINAFSGRELVQRGAGVVTSITTRIRKGKKNRAIIYLKSWDDINSEIESCLEMFPGQDESPPFDIRRTQDRQQLRRIFDTIVSSFPITSQGLRPEALVIRNALDGYKQCLDVIGSDEQTISFDAKSFNSHKQFTADSAKAFYVKDVCLEVYGKSIHPNVEIADCQGADSTDPAVLEKIFSYLEAANLIVYCISSRTGLRQSDMVFLKRIKRLGLMENILFVFNCDLSEHENLNNLNVIRDRTIAELKLLVPDVSIFSFSALYTLFDALEKRLSSKNKKRLGLWQEDKEMIAFCTKEYSRFFAGFNQLFGASRFNLFYANHIERLKIVTHILDEKIQILFDVLSAGLLDQEKARKRLADLEGNARRLRVIVDNSVTGAVSALRREIESNLKNAFLKDSENITKLVTEFIRKAKIDSQFYREGVNATGFKQILYMMFQDFKRELDLFILEQVTPELKQLVGIQEERIESYFKSLLDSYRIDYVTMGAPGDRGDGRVSLEMIKEEEEYSKAADLENIKKILGLHLPVQIFSPEYTRAMQANAVTDFSFHSLALFVSALVDKHVKFSFTPGLDRAASRIKKRTLSIMQRQIKAYHSSLKQDYFFPLIDAVTRDFKDKILQRFTMYETLNKDMDALFCLKQEEKNRHLVMIKKAKNDIIRIRALLDEFNMDFETDPFECAVEPSL
- a CDS encoding putative molybdenum carrier protein, which gives rise to MGLLNKIVSGGQTGADRAALDTAIKFNVPHGGWITKGRRTESGPLPDFYDLKEMDTRDYPARTRQNIFDSDGTVIIARGPLTGGSALTYAFARKTDNRVCRINLLEQDIFEAALILHAFILDQGIRVLNVAGPRASHDSDIYYDVKAILSAVLYLDFLETEEDLWQVEQMIDAGFDFPKPITSVDQATQALEQSLTLRGKTIIARSQAHQMAGIYFILLEYVQLSLNLDEKNSVLFRSLSKGRDLRDYTPEDAVMELLKKLKTRLSERFQLRVVPS
- a CDS encoding rhomboid family intramembrane serine protease, which produces MIPLRDEQETTSCAVATRSIIFITSLVFVWQMIIGINDQAVSYTFGFVPAKYTVAQMAAYFSWLNKLLSPFTYMFLHGGFWHFIGNMWFLYIFGDNIEQELGPFRFSAFYLVCGLLAAFFHFLLNHSSAVPTIGASGAIAGVMGAYFLLHPKNKILTLVPVLIFPLFVSIPAFVFLGIWFFIQFINATGQGAGAGVAWWAHIGGFLSGMALIYLNSKLPKAGFSEKFDRFTVKKRSPKLHVLTPETDPSGGSDLYGTIALTSLEALTGTKKLVSVPWGFKNSVYRVVVPAGIRRGSLLRLKGMGKSIPGLPRGDLLLRVDIKNAI
- a CDS encoding DUF1318 domain-containing protein, producing the protein MIVQLYRKKLLTDMKLSVFPMNQKITLGATGNFPQGPVQVKILAEQNVSIQLVQKRRAADVFSNGTNGHYYQNKSGAWVKK